A single Alosa sapidissima isolate fAloSap1 chromosome 17, fAloSap1.pri, whole genome shotgun sequence DNA region contains:
- the LOC121687870 gene encoding melanocortin receptor 4-like produces MTMNATPHFGLIPSYFDTNLTHLMEGKDASSSSSSSEGCYDQLLISTEVFLALGIVSLLENILVIAAIIKNKNLHSPMYLFICSLAVADLLVSVSNASETIVIALINSGTLAVPADIIKSMDNVFDSMICSSLLASICSLLAIAVDRYITIFYALRYHNMVTVRRALLVISAIWACCTASGMLFIIYSESTTVLVCLISMFFTMLALMASLYVHMFLLARLHMKRIAAQPGSAPIRQRANMKGAITLTILLGVFVVCWAPFFLHLILMITCPRNPYCTCFMSQFNMYLILIMCNSIIDPIIYAFRSQEMRKTFKEFFCCWYSLPSFCICEMLGKY; encoded by the coding sequence ATGACCATGAATGCTACTCCGCACTTCGGACTGATCCCAAGCTACTTCGACACAAATCTCACTCACCTCATGGAGGGAAAGGAcgcatcctcctcctcatcgtcGTCAGAGGGTTGCTACGACCAGCTGCTGATCTCCACCGAGGTCTTCCTGGCGCTGGGCATCGTGAGCCTCCTGGAGAACATCCTGGTGATCGCCGCCATCATCAAGAACAAGAACCTGCACTCGCCCATGTACCTGTTCATTTGCAGCCTGGCCGTGGCCGACCTGCTGGTGAGCGTGTCCAACGCGTCCGAGACCATCGTCATCGCGCTCATCAACAGCGGCACGCTGGCCGTCCCGGCGGACATCATCAAGAGCATGGACAACGTTTTCGACTCCATGATCTGCAGCTCGCTGCTGGCGTCCATCTGCAGTCTCCTGGCCATCGCCGTGGACCGCTACATCACCATCTTCTACGCGCTGCGCTACCACAACATGGTGACGGTGCGCCGGGCGCTCCTGGTCATCTCGGCCATCTGGGCGTGCTGCACAGCGTCCGGCATGCTTTTCATCATCTACTCAGAGAGCACCACGGTGCTGGTGTGCCTCATCAGCATGTTCTTCACCATGCTGGCGCTCATGGCCTCGCTCTACGTGCACATGTTCCTGCTGGCGCGGCTGCACATGAAGCGCATCGCCGCGCAGCCCGGGAGCGCGCCCATACGCCAGCGCGCCAACATGAAGGGCGCCATCACGCTGACCATCCTGCTGGGCGTCTTCGTGGTGTGCTGGGCGCCGTTCTTCCTGCACCTCATCCTCATGATCACGTGCCCGCGCAACCCCTACTGCACGTGCTTCATGTCCCAGTTCAACATGTATCTTATCCTCATCATGTGTAACTCCATCATTGACCCCATCATCTATGCCTTCCGCAGCCAGGAAATGAGGAAGACTTTCAAGGAGTTCTTCTGCTGCTGGTACAGCCTGCCCAGCTTCTGTATCTGCGAGATGCTCGGGAAGTACTGA
- the LOC121687873 gene encoding uncharacterized protein LOC121687873 isoform X1, whose protein sequence is MHLSGIMGILIILTTILLADLSTTLDIKKINATFNTTVSLPCEKPCRGDVKWIKVRPVPFRTIAICKNGLCTVKEKDFENRATHILSGNISLSLQQVALGDEGWYEGYCDDKVICDITLSLLPHHKSVSVLVGDPLIINLLSSEPVRVTFRKAGLSNSTDKLICIVEEAVPLCVREYTRCSAQSHFVMFADVTQSDVGVFTVTHSKTKRIFNTVNVAVKDDYTCLLCTTPGHIILVVVAFILTFFWHIIAFAKRTWGRIANRVQNRRKRHPTPTNPKCSRGKEEMNSLA, encoded by the exons ATGCACCTCTCAGGGATCATGGGAATCTTGATTATCTTGACAACAA TTCTGCTTGCAGACCTCTCTACCACACTtgatataaagaaaataaatgccACGTTCAACACAACTGTGAGCTTGCCTTGTGAGAAGCCTTGTAGAGGTGATGTTAAATGGATCAAAGTGAGACCTGTTCCTTTCAGAACAATTGCTATCTGTAAAAATGGACTTTGTACTGTCAAAGAAAAAGATTTTGAGAACAGAGCGACACATATTCTCTCTGGGAACATCTCCCTCTCGCTCCAGCAAGTGGCACTTGGAGACGAGGGATGGTATGAAGGCTACTGTGATGACAAAGTTATTTGTGATATTACACTGAGCCTTTTAC CTCACCACAAGAGTGTCTCGGTCCTGGTTGGTGATCCTCTGATCATCAATCTTCTAAGTTCAGAGCCAGTGAGAGTGACGTTTCGCAAGGCAGGTCTGAGCAACTCCACTGATAAGCTGATTTGTATTGTGGAGGAAGCTGTGCCCTTATGCGTCAGAGAATACACCAGATGTTCTGCCCAGAGCCACTTTGTGATGTTTGCTGATGTGACTCAATCTGATGTGGGAGTGTTCACTGTGACGCATAGCAAGACCAAGAGAATCTTCAACACAGTCAATGTTGCAGTCAAAGATGACT ATACTTGTCTGCTATGTACTACTCCCGGGCATATCATCCTGGTCGTTGTGGCTTTCATCCTGACCTTCTTCTGGCACATTATTGCTTTCGCTAAAAGAACATGGGGTAGAATTGCAAATCGTGTTCAGAACAGAAGAAAAAGGCATCCCACTCCAACCAACCCAAAGTGTTCCAGGGGAAAGGAGGAGATGAATAGTTTAGCCTAA
- the LOC121687873 gene encoding uncharacterized protein LOC121687873 isoform X2: MHLSGIMGILIILTTILLADLSTTLDIKKINATFNTTVSLPCEKPCRGDVKWIKVRPVPFRTIAICKNGLCTVKEKDFENRATHILSGNISLSLQQVALGDEGWYEGYCDDKVICDITLSLLPHHKSVSVLVGDPLIINLLSSEPVRVTFRKAGLSNSTDKLICIVEEAVPLCVREYTRCSAQSHFVMFADVTQSDVGVFTVTHSKTKRIFNTVNVAVKDDLKKKGECRCWYFQGNYIRYLSAMYYSRAYHPGRCGFHPDLLLAHYCFR; encoded by the exons ATGCACCTCTCAGGGATCATGGGAATCTTGATTATCTTGACAACAA TTCTGCTTGCAGACCTCTCTACCACACTtgatataaagaaaataaatgccACGTTCAACACAACTGTGAGCTTGCCTTGTGAGAAGCCTTGTAGAGGTGATGTTAAATGGATCAAAGTGAGACCTGTTCCTTTCAGAACAATTGCTATCTGTAAAAATGGACTTTGTACTGTCAAAGAAAAAGATTTTGAGAACAGAGCGACACATATTCTCTCTGGGAACATCTCCCTCTCGCTCCAGCAAGTGGCACTTGGAGACGAGGGATGGTATGAAGGCTACTGTGATGACAAAGTTATTTGTGATATTACACTGAGCCTTTTAC CTCACCACAAGAGTGTCTCGGTCCTGGTTGGTGATCCTCTGATCATCAATCTTCTAAGTTCAGAGCCAGTGAGAGTGACGTTTCGCAAGGCAGGTCTGAGCAACTCCACTGATAAGCTGATTTGTATTGTGGAGGAAGCTGTGCCCTTATGCGTCAGAGAATACACCAGATGTTCTGCCCAGAGCCACTTTGTGATGTTTGCTGATGTGACTCAATCTGATGTGGGAGTGTTCACTGTGACGCATAGCAAGACCAAGAGAATCTTCAACACAGTCAATGTTGCAGTCAAAGATGACT tgaaaaaaaaaggtGAATGCAGATGTTGGTACTTCCAGGGAAACTATATCAG ATACTTGTCTGCTATGTACTACTCCCGGGCATATCATCCTGGTCGTTGTGGCTTTCATCCTGACCTTCTTCTGGCACATTATTGCTTTCGCTAA
- the LOC121687873 gene encoding uncharacterized protein LOC121687873 isoform X3, whose amino-acid sequence MHLSGIMGILIILTTILLADLSTTLDIKKINATFNTTVSLPCEKPCRGDVKWIKVRPVPFRTIAICKNGLCTVKEKDFENRATHILSGNISLSLQQVALGDEGWYEGYCDDKVICDITLSLLPHHKSVSVLVGDPLIINLLSSEPVRVTFRKAGLSNSTDKLICIVEEAVPLCVREYTRCSAQSHFVMFADVTQSDVGVFTVTHSKTKRIFNTVNVAVKDD is encoded by the exons ATGCACCTCTCAGGGATCATGGGAATCTTGATTATCTTGACAACAA TTCTGCTTGCAGACCTCTCTACCACACTtgatataaagaaaataaatgccACGTTCAACACAACTGTGAGCTTGCCTTGTGAGAAGCCTTGTAGAGGTGATGTTAAATGGATCAAAGTGAGACCTGTTCCTTTCAGAACAATTGCTATCTGTAAAAATGGACTTTGTACTGTCAAAGAAAAAGATTTTGAGAACAGAGCGACACATATTCTCTCTGGGAACATCTCCCTCTCGCTCCAGCAAGTGGCACTTGGAGACGAGGGATGGTATGAAGGCTACTGTGATGACAAAGTTATTTGTGATATTACACTGAGCCTTTTAC CTCACCACAAGAGTGTCTCGGTCCTGGTTGGTGATCCTCTGATCATCAATCTTCTAAGTTCAGAGCCAGTGAGAGTGACGTTTCGCAAGGCAGGTCTGAGCAACTCCACTGATAAGCTGATTTGTATTGTGGAGGAAGCTGTGCCCTTATGCGTCAGAGAATACACCAGATGTTCTGCCCAGAGCCACTTTGTGATGTTTGCTGATGTGACTCAATCTGATGTGGGAGTGTTCACTGTGACGCATAGCAAGACCAAGAGAATCTTCAACACAGTCAATGTTGCAGTCAAAGATGACT ga